In Sulfuracidifex metallicus DSM 6482 = JCM 9184, a single window of DNA contains:
- a CDS encoding DUF115 domain-containing protein: MYLQINEKDDYRACEKLNLFIQDDLEEELFSLMRDRDVAIVGAGPSLRKVKDLKEEIIVAADGASRYLESYVRTPDIIVTDLDGITKINGSSFYVVHAHGDNIPSIDMVIEMKKMVGTCQGFQLGRTKMYGGFTDGDRAALLALIAKARKVSLYGMDFDDEKIGMYSKPYLLDDIPLSERKKIKLKIAKEILQFSGLI, translated from the coding sequence ATGTACCTGCAAATTAATGAAAAGGACGATTATCGAGCTTGTGAGAAGTTAAACTTGTTTATACAAGATGACCTAGAGGAGGAACTTTTTTCTCTAATGAGAGATAGAGACGTAGCTATAGTGGGTGCTGGTCCATCTCTTAGGAAAGTAAAGGATCTAAAGGAAGAAATTATAGTTGCCGCTGATGGAGCTTCTAGATATCTTGAAAGTTACGTTAGGACGCCGGATATCATTGTAACCGATCTGGATGGAATTACGAAGATAAACGGATCTTCATTTTACGTTGTTCATGCTCACGGAGATAACATTCCATCCATTGATATGGTAATAGAAATGAAAAAGATGGTAGGGACATGTCAAGGTTTTCAATTAGGCAGAACGAAAATGTATGGAGGATTCACAGACGGAGACAGAGCTGCGCTCTTAGCATTGATTGCCAAAGCGAGGAAAGTTAGCCTTTATGGAATGGATTTCGATGACGAGAAAATAGGAATGTATTCTAAGCCATATCTTCTCGATGACATACCTTTATCGGAAAGAAAGAAAATTAAACTCAAAATTGCAAAAGAAATTCTGCAGTTTTCTGGACTAATCTAA